A window of the Cheilinus undulatus linkage group 21, ASM1832078v1, whole genome shotgun sequence genome harbors these coding sequences:
- the LOC121529575 gene encoding germ cell-specific gene 1-like protein, translating into MRLERGRRASLALTLNFVAFAFALSAVTTSYWCEGTRKVPKPFCTGPPLKVKQWFCIRFNSSNLNDSRLVQYIFETGEEKFLMRKFHTGIFFSCEQAADMNGFDCRDFSEIAPEHERGVLWLCIVAESLYLTLLFTGGALMALEQCPCFSIMNKLKLSAFAALCTALSGLCGMVAHMMFTTIFQLAVAMGPEDWRPKTWDYSWSYVLAWGSFGTCMGSAVTALNRYTKTIIEFKYKRRNIEKSLMIKQKMMELDLPEQMWDMYLTPDSTDSPDPEAQLDPPLNGHKPSSGTTYEVELDDGADTQGEAYC; encoded by the exons ATGAGGCTAGAGCGCGGCCGGCGGGCTTCTCTGGCACTCACCCTCAATTTTGTGGCGTTTGCGTTTGCCCTGTCAGCGGTGACCACCAGCTACTGGTGTGAGGGGACCAGGAAGGTGCCCAAACCGTTCTGCACGGGGCCGCCGTTGAAGGTGAAGCAGTGGTTCTGCATCCGCTTCAACAGCTCCAACCTCAACGACAGCCGCCTGGTGCAGTACATCTTTGAGACCGGGGAGGAGAAGTTCCTCATGAGGAAGTTTCACACGGGGATCTTCTTCTCCTGTGAGCAGGCCGCTGACATGAATG GCTTCGACTGTCGAGATTTCTCAGAGATTGCACCAGAACATGAACGAG GTGTGCTGTGGTTGTGTATTGTGGCGGAGAGCCTGTACCTCACCCTCCTGTTCACGGGGGGCGCTCTGATGGCGTTGGAGCAGTGTCCCTGTTTCAGCATCATGAACAAATTGAAGCTGAGTGCCTTTGCCGCCCTGTGCACCGCCCTGTCAg GCCTTTGTGGGATGGTAGCCCACATGATGTTCACCACCATCTTCCAGCTGGCTGTAGCTATGGGACCAGAGGACTGGAGGCCAAAAACCTGGGACTACAGCTGGTCTTATGT CCTGGCGTGGGGTTCTTTCGGCACCTGTATGGGCTCTGCAGTGACAGCGCTCAACAGGTACACAAAGACCATCATCGAGTTCAAATACAAGCGGAGAAACATCGAGAAGAGTCTGATGATCAAGCAAAAAATGATGGAGCTCGACCTCCCCGAGCAGATGTGGGACATGTACCTGACCCCAGACTCCACAGACTCCCCTGATCCTGAGGCTCAGCTTGACCCTCCTCTAAATGGACACAAACCGTCCAGCGGGACTACGTACGAGGTGGAGCTGGACGATGGAGCAGACACACAGGGGGAAGCATACTGCTGA
- the LOC121503589 gene encoding protein NATD1-like, which produces MTSKIFSRLTPLALRLKPSQAVFSTLTSGQSLAVEHDRHNQRFTVAPGSGTDDHAVLHYRFTGKQEVDLMSTYVPETFRGRGVAALLSQAALEFVVEENLKAHVSCWYIKKYIEENPEHRYKECIIT; this is translated from the exons ATGACctctaaaatattttcaagactTACTCCTTTAGCTCTTAGATTGAAGCCAAGTCAGGCCGTCTTCAGTACGTTAACCTCCGGTCAGAGTTTAGCGGTGGAACATGACCGACACAACCAGCGCTTCACCGTGGCTCCAGGCAGCGGAACTG ATGACCACGCAGTGCTGCACTACAGGTTCActggaaaacaggaagtggatCTGATGTCAACATATGTACCTGAGACATTCAGGGGTCGTGGTGTTGCTGCTCTACTGTCACAG GCTGCTCTGGAGTTTGTGGTAGAAGAAAACCTGAAGGCCCACGTCTCCTGTTGGTACATAAAGAAGTACATCGAGGAGAACCCAGAGCATCGTTACAAAGAATGTATCATCACTTAA